A single genomic interval of Halorubrum aethiopicum harbors:
- a CDS encoding halocyanin domain-containing protein, whose product MKRREFVRTAGGTTAAVAASAGVSGTAAAQEVQPEWPSGVTNGNLGSYRDARGESEVTVSVGAGDSGLAFDPTQLWVDPGTTITWEWTGNGGAHNVQTVEGGGPASLDSGDAVDEEGYTYEYETSEEDAGITHYHCVPHTAVGMHGGIAVGGDVPTVETGGANTGWPEDIADVGMPIHAHWVGVSAGLGIVLTLVFTFYTLKYGVSAHTGHGGSR is encoded by the coding sequence ATGAAAAGGCGGGAATTCGTGCGAACGGCCGGCGGCACGACCGCCGCGGTCGCGGCCTCGGCCGGGGTGTCCGGAACGGCCGCCGCACAGGAGGTGCAACCGGAGTGGCCGAGCGGGGTCACGAACGGGAACCTCGGGAGTTACAGGGACGCTCGTGGAGAGAGCGAGGTGACGGTCTCGGTCGGCGCGGGCGACAGCGGTCTCGCGTTCGACCCGACCCAGCTCTGGGTCGACCCGGGGACGACGATCACCTGGGAGTGGACCGGCAACGGCGGGGCCCACAACGTCCAGACCGTCGAGGGCGGCGGCCCGGCCAGCCTCGACAGCGGCGACGCCGTCGACGAGGAGGGGTACACCTACGAGTACGAGACCAGCGAGGAGGACGCCGGAATCACCCACTACCACTGCGTTCCCCACACCGCGGTCGGCATGCACGGCGGGATCGCCGTCGGCGGTGACGTCCCGACGGTCGAGACGGGCGGGGCGAACACCGGCTGGCCCGAGGACATCGCCGACGTCGGCATGCCGATCCACGCCCACTGGGTCGGCGTCTCCGCCGGCCTCGGGATCGTGCTCACGCTGGTGTTCACCTTCTACACGCTGAAGTACGGCGTGTCCGCACACACCGGCCACGGAGGGAGCCGATGA
- a CDS encoding DUF7318 family protein: MSSSGSSYGDIHRYEPARESTAAAIAIVLLTVIEVVFVFLFVYGLMFSWASTEAGNMFMGALLALIFLDLAFILLLYRKEFLPDVMIVKKRRRKWEDLYVREDEKDGVELETGDAWETVKRAVYPYYKK, encoded by the coding sequence ATGAGCTCGAGCGGATCCTCGTACGGCGACATCCACCGGTACGAGCCCGCCAGAGAGAGCACCGCCGCCGCCATCGCGATCGTCCTCCTCACCGTCATCGAGGTCGTGTTCGTCTTCCTCTTCGTCTACGGTCTGATGTTCTCGTGGGCGTCGACGGAGGCCGGAAACATGTTCATGGGCGCGCTGCTCGCACTGATCTTTTTGGATCTGGCGTTCATACTGTTGTTGTACCGGAAGGAGTTCCTCCCCGACGTGATGATCGTCAAGAAGCGCCGTCGGAAGTGGGAGGACCTCTACGTCCGGGAGGACGAAAAGGACGGCGTGGAACTGGAGACCGGAGACGCCTGGGAGACGGTCAAGCGGGCGGTGTACCCGTACTACAAGAAGTGA
- a CDS encoding DUF7315 family membrane protein — protein MSDTDYPVDRDEPDESDDAGDREEYQAVDDTGDPIAVDDEADPRNEPVGPRTGPNGREVVVPLRLYKTVTALSTLAAVVTYLIGFVLVDAATIQVSVVRRLIVFALGSVGIGLAADTLTALLAIGGVGSILLGTAVYVLGTRFRAQGMGKPQEDSNEE, from the coding sequence ATGTCCGACACCGACTACCCCGTCGACCGCGACGAGCCAGACGAGTCCGACGACGCCGGCGACCGCGAGGAGTACCAGGCGGTCGACGACACCGGCGACCCCATCGCCGTCGACGACGAGGCGGACCCGCGCAACGAGCCGGTCGGGCCGCGGACGGGGCCGAACGGTCGCGAGGTGGTCGTCCCGCTCCGACTGTACAAGACCGTCACCGCGCTGTCGACGCTTGCGGCCGTGGTGACGTACCTGATCGGATTCGTTCTCGTCGACGCCGCCACCATTCAGGTGAGCGTCGTTCGCCGGCTCATCGTCTTCGCGCTCGGTAGCGTCGGGATCGGGCTCGCGGCCGACACGCTGACGGCGCTCCTCGCCATCGGCGGCGTCGGCTCCATCCTGCTCGGAACGGCGGTGTACGTCCTCGGGACGCGGTTCCGCGCTCAGGGAAT
- a CDS encoding cytochrome B: MTDDNEPMTDGGTDEEARADGGPPATVPPDDETPTWSERKERSQGLAQLTYQYFERSRREDEDLRAESTYVERDVLGFPAWPHETIRNLAITSFFVGMLIFIAALMPPHFGHPANPGSTPAIILPDWYLYWSFGLLKLNPLNPQLAVLDGNILLGNEFLGIIAHGIVFGAIGLVPFLNKGSARRPVEEPFWAAVGVTGVVLSLTLAALAIQNFFPFGLDLLITLTFLLPVLCGIITYAVLKTMREGYMYDLNRRYYMLRPPK, encoded by the coding sequence ATGACCGACGACAACGAACCCATGACGGACGGCGGAACCGACGAGGAAGCGCGCGCCGACGGCGGGCCGCCGGCGACGGTGCCGCCGGACGACGAGACCCCCACCTGGAGCGAGCGCAAGGAGCGCTCCCAGGGGCTCGCCCAGCTCACCTACCAGTACTTCGAGCGGTCGCGCCGCGAGGACGAGGACCTACGCGCGGAGTCGACGTACGTCGAACGCGACGTGCTGGGCTTTCCCGCGTGGCCCCACGAGACGATCCGGAACCTCGCGATCACGAGCTTCTTCGTCGGGATGTTGATCTTCATCGCGGCGTTGATGCCGCCGCACTTCGGCCACCCGGCCAACCCCGGCTCGACGCCGGCGATCATCCTGCCGGACTGGTACCTCTACTGGTCGTTCGGGCTGTTGAAGCTCAACCCCCTGAACCCCCAGCTCGCGGTGCTCGACGGGAACATCCTGCTCGGCAACGAGTTCCTCGGGATCATCGCACACGGCATCGTCTTCGGCGCGATCGGGCTCGTTCCGTTCCTCAACAAGGGGAGCGCCCGGCGGCCGGTCGAGGAGCCGTTCTGGGCGGCCGTCGGCGTGACCGGCGTCGTGTTGTCGCTCACGCTCGCCGCACTCGCGATCCAGAACTTCTTCCCGTTCGGGCTCGACCTGCTCATCACGCTGACGTTCCTGCTGCCGGTGCTCTGCGGGATCATCACCTACGCCGTCCTGAAGACGATGCGGGAGGGATACATGTACGACCTCAACCGTCGGTACTACATGCTGCGCCCGCCGAAGTAA
- a CDS encoding cytochrome b, which yields MSLKKTDEMDHNAWLKKQDLTAIETAFLTTLIWVDKRLRIVDYLELLETMYYRANLQMPKSHTEQYDLDNKFWYWYPLYSLGSLSIIAYLVAAVSGAMLGFYYSPSTAGAAAQGDPTAAYDSVVLILQDVQFGFMLRSIHSWAAQFMVAAVFLHMLRVYFTGAYKEPREVNWILGVVLIGLTLFFGFSGYVLPWKQLSFWAAQIGVEMALATPIVGEWAAQLLFGGFTLGQATLVRMYILHVFVLPFVVTSLIALHVGIVWVQGIAEPH from the coding sequence ATGAGCCTCAAAAAGACGGACGAGATGGACCACAACGCGTGGCTCAAGAAACAGGATCTGACGGCCATCGAGACCGCGTTCCTCACCACGCTCATCTGGGTCGACAAGCGGCTCCGCATCGTCGACTACCTCGAGCTTCTGGAGACGATGTACTACCGCGCGAACCTCCAGATGCCGAAGAGCCACACCGAGCAGTACGACCTCGACAACAAGTTCTGGTACTGGTACCCGCTGTACTCGCTCGGATCGCTTTCGATCATCGCCTATCTCGTCGCGGCGGTCTCCGGCGCGATGCTGGGCTTCTACTACTCGCCGTCGACCGCGGGAGCGGCCGCACAGGGCGATCCGACGGCCGCGTACGACTCGGTCGTCCTGATCCTTCAGGACGTCCAGTTCGGATTCATGCTCCGGTCGATCCACAGCTGGGCGGCCCAGTTCATGGTCGCCGCGGTGTTCCTCCACATGCTCCGCGTCTACTTCACCGGGGCGTACAAGGAGCCCCGCGAGGTCAACTGGATCCTCGGGGTCGTGTTGATCGGGTTGACCCTCTTCTTCGGCTTCTCCGGGTACGTCCTCCCGTGGAAGCAGCTGTCCTTCTGGGCGGCACAGATCGGCGTCGAGATGGCGCTCGCGACCCCGATAGTGGGAGAGTGGGCGGCACAGCTCCTGTTCGGCGGATTCACGCTCGGACAGGCGACGCTCGTGAGAATGTACATCCTGCACGTGTTCGTGTTGCCGTTCGTGGTGACCTCGCTCATCGCGCTCCACGTCGGCATCGTCTGGGTGCAGGGGATCGCGGAGCCGCACTAA